The region cgcaggttaacagcagctcagattagagaacaggtcaatgccgcACAGAGTTCTAgctgcagacacatctctagaacaactgttaagaggagactgtgtgaatcaggccttcaaggtaaaatagctgctaggaaaccactgctgaggacaggcaacaagcagaagagacttgtttgggctaaagaacacaaggaatggacattagaccagtggaaatctgtgctttggtctgatgagtccaagtttgagatctttggttccaaccaccgtgtctttgtgcggcgcagaagaggtgaacggatggactctgcatgcctggttcccaccgtgaagcatggaggaggaggtgtgatggtgtgggggtgctttgctggtgacactgtggatttattcaaaattgaaggcatactgaaccagcatggctaccacagcatcttgcagcggcatgctattccatccagtttgcgtttagttggaccgtcatttatttttcaaaaggacaatgaccccaaacacacctccaggctgtgtaagagctatttgaccaagaaggagagtgatggggtgcagctccagatgacctggcctctacagtcaccggacctgaacccaatcgagatggtttgggctgagcagagtgaaggcaaaagggccaacaagtgctaagcatctctgggaactccttcaagactgttggaaaaccatttcaggtgactacgtcttgaagctcatcaacagaatgccaagagtgtgcggagcagtaatcaaagcaaaaggtggctactttgaagaaccgagaatataagacatattttcagttgttttacacttttttgttcagtatataattccacatgttaattcatagttttgatgccttcagtgtgaagttacaatattcatagtcatgaaaataaagacaactctttgaatgagaaggtgtgtccaaacttttggtctgtactatacgTTATACACAAGTCCTAAAAATCAAGTACCTTTTTTGATGACatttgttagaaaaaaaaataaaaagctgttctTTTTTGAAGGTTTGTTGCCTGTGtgctttttattaataatattcaGTCAGAAAACAGGCACAAATAGAAAGATCTGAAATGAAGGCCCTGAGATTGGGAATCGAACCTTGGACAGCTGGAGAATTCAAACATTACTCTCAACATCTAATTAATTTTGAGGAAGATTAAAACTCGCCCTGTTGAATTCTGTTTATGTATCTAATATTGGATTTTTAAATATACTTATGCAACAGCTGAAAAAGATGACACTAAACTTGTAAATGTCTTTAAATGCCAAATGAATAGCACAAAAGACACaaaatgactgaaatgttttatttaaaaatcatactGTAATAATGATGGAGAGACATTTAGATTTTCATCAAAAAAACTCCCAaaatccccaaaataaaatcaagacCAAAGCTACTTCAGAGTACaacaaatgaaaatcaatgCATTAGAACTGACCTTCATAGTGAGCTTGTTATCTGAAATGACAGGACTGACTCAGAAACAGTCCTTCACTTCTAGAATAAAAAGCACACATAAAAACTGATGGTAAGGAAAAAAGTGGCCCCAGCCACTGTGCTCTCCCCACTGCTTTGCTGTGGTTAAACACAGAGGAACATCAAGAATATTGATCCCACATAAGGACAGCTGAGGGTGATGGTATGATGTGTTTCTGATGCAgatgaatgaaacaaaaacaaatgctttAGGCTTATGTTATGAAAACCGGATGAGTCCTCATGTCAAACATAAACTTCGCTCAGCCAGAGCATCCTCTGCATCCACAGTGAGTGCACTCAATGATCCTTCCCTGCAAAAGACAGACAATTTCAATATAAGACCAGACAGCTTTCTGTagcaaacacattaaaaataaagctgGTTTAAACAATGAGGTTTGCTAAAACTCTGCCAAACGTACGACTTCCAGCTTGCTCTTGGGGACTCTGCAAATGCAGTTAGTTCCAAAGTTGGTGTCTCGTGTTTGGATGCAGCGCAGGCAGCACAGGTTCTCATAGCCCTGCTTCTTCCACTTGGCTATCAGGTTCTTGTCTGCATAGCCTTCCTTTATGCAGTAGTCATACAACtctgccaaaaaacaaacaaaagaagaaacatttaatCTGGCAGATATAAACTGCTCTCCTATTTGATAAACTAGAGATGTAGAGATGATGGAAGGATACAACATTTAGAAAATGGGATGAAACATCTTGCCAAACTAGTCCAGATCTGGACAATATCAAATATCAGTTTACAAATTTTGCATGAACCCTGACTTCAGGTTACCATTCAAAAGTTTACACAGACACagtaacatttacatttaaatcattAGAGCAGTCAAGAAAGAGCAGAGAAACAAGTGCTGAGCATCTCTGTGGGTCCTGTGTACCTCGGCTGATGGCTTTTCTTTTGTAGAAGAGGTCGTAGATGTATCGACTGCGCTGATGGTGCAGCCTGAAAATTGGCCAGAGAGACTCCACCTTTCGCTTCCCCTCATGAGGGTCTGTTTCAGCTGGGACACAGACGGAAAAATTTGTGTGaagatattttaataaattatccAGAGATGTTGTGTATTAACCCAAAATAAAGCAGGAAAATAATATTGGAGCCTGCTTACTAATATGTCAGTAATTTTCCCCATTAATAAATTAACACTTAGATTAAGAACAGTCCtgtctaattttgttttaatttccaaACCAGGATTTTTTCCAAAAGCAGAGGTTTTCAAAACgtgcaaagaagaaaaataaagagttgATTCGGCTTTGTGTGggatgatgacatcacaagaggcacaaAGCACCAAGCAGAGTGGACAAGTGACTAATGACACATTTCAACAGACTTTGAAGCCTTCATGTATTGGCGTGGGAAACTTAGAAATTTATTTTGCTGAGCCAAAGTGATCTGAAGGTCAAATAgtgaaaaatctgatttatttccAATTCATTAAAAACATCCTAATAAAGAACTGAAACCATTTCAAAACAACAGAATGTGTTTTATGCACTTTTTTGACATCAGTAAAAATCTGAtgaagagctttttttttttttcatttttctgtgagaaaaactgttttatgtgtTATAGATCTAGGTAGACTAAAAAACACTTTGGTTATGCCTTGTGTGATGTCACTTGAGGCATGTGCGTGCTTGTGTTTTGGAGGGTAGTTTTGATCTTGATTAAATGATTTATTGCCAAATATCctaacaaaatgggaaaaaaacgaccttgaaatgtttttttttttttgtgacaaactATATCTAAAGTGAGTATGCTTTTAGTTTAAGTATTTAGTATAAGATTTTAGAGACTGTCTGGCTGGTAGCTTTAATGCCAGACTTGTGTTGGCAATCCTTTCCAAAGCTATTGCTGGACTATCTTAATTTAAAAGCCCATGGCACACCACTAAAGTATAAGCATGGACATATTTTTACTTTACGTAGGTAAAACATTAGAAGCACGTAAATAGGGACATTAGGCTTTATCTCACAGGCTTCCTGTATCCTTTTCTCCTGCCATTTCGTTCATTAAACATCCGACCTACCTTCTCTCATTTTCTGATCCAGCTCATCCAAAGTGGGCTCAATGAGCTCCCATCCATCTGGGGGTGGCTTTCTACTCCTCTTTACTTTCGGCATATTGTCTGCTTTAAACAAAATTACAGCAAAACAGAAGCTTCTGGTGTTTTCGATCCGTCTCCGAGTCTGAGCCCGTTTCAGGCGCGCAATTTTGACGTCATCACGGGGACTGGTGACGACATCACTTAGTAAATAATAACACACTTCCCTATACTGGAGTTTATAGTTCTTTGGGTTATCTTTAATCAATAACGTTTTGGAGTTTATTTACACCTGTGTTTTGTTAGTAAATGCTTTTGAATGATAACATaaacttcaggttttatttctATGCTGCCCTATTGCATCACATTAGCACACCCCTAAAttgcctttaaataaaaaacaaaagtaatctTATtgctttttagaaaataaaaatgtgttaatttcaATCAAACTAAAGTTGTGTGCggctttaatgtttgtttaatagCGACAAGACTTGCCTTGTAAATGTTTGTACATTTCTTGAACAAAACATTTGCTGACAGGCAAATGGTTGAACACCTCAGACTGGCTTCGGCTCTTCGCTTCTCTGAGTTTAGCCAGCTGTCAGTTTATGCTGTTGCCATaacatttatgttttctgtCAGTGTTTTCCTCTTTCATAACTTGTAACTAAGGTTTTGTTTGACGAAATGCCAAAAGGAGGTAAGAATAGCGGCTACACGCCTTACAttggttttaaaactaatttttgtttatttttttgtggtcACCGAGAAGAGAAAACGATACACCCGCCGGTGTCCCAtataactgtttattttatcttGTTAAAAATAGAGAGACGGTTATAAATTGATGTTATTGGTGTATCTGTATCCTATAATAGTAGCATGTTCACTGTCCAGCTCATTAGGTGTACACAATGTACTCAGGAATGTGTGAGTGATATAATGCTGCGTTTTGTTTCAGGTAAAAAAGGTGGCCACAAAGGTCGCATGCGCACGTACACTAGCCCCGAGGAGATAGATGCTCAGATGAAAGCAGAGAAGGAGAGGAAAAAGGTTGGTTTAAGAGGGTACACCCGATTATTGCTTACCCACACAGTTGATTCTGTATTTCTCATCATACGACGTATTAATAGTTTTTTCTCTGACAGTGAACTATTATAAGTTTTGTCTGCATATTTTAAGATAATTTAATGTAGTATTTATTGCATAACTGTGAACATAGATTTGAGACACATTAAGAACCAAGTGTAGGTATGAAGTGTAATTTATAGGatgacaaaaatagaaaaacaaaatggcacATTATTCAGCATATTATGAATTTCGAATATGATTGAAgtgaaaaacagacaaataaaaaaaaccatatTCATTTGAAACCTCATGCAAACAATGCTTGGTATACCTTTTTCATTGGTTAGAGTAGATGTCAGATAATTGACTTGTAATTTTCCATTAAAGGTCATGTATGTtattgtaaaatatatattttactgtaaaaacagCGACTAAGAGCCTCCTGCCTTGAAACAAAAATTAATTCTAATTGTACTCTGTTCAAAGTAAACATTATTGTTCATTTCAGAAATTTAATTAACACCCAACTTTGCTTAGGTAGGGAAATCATGTGCTTGCATactaaatggttttatttttggcaTACTGTATATTTTCTCAACTTTttgattgataaaaaaaataataattcagaaaatacattttttgttattGATTTTAAAACCTTAGAATGggttgaagatcagctcctccaagtccgaggccatggttctcgactggaaaaggttggcttgtcctcttcaggttggaggggagttcctgcctcaagtggaggagtttaagtatctcggggtcttgttcacgagtgagggaagaatggagcgggagatcgacagacggatcggtgcggctgccacagtaatgggggcgctgtgccggtcctttgtggtgaagagagagctgagccgaaaagcaaagctctcaatttactggtcggtctacgttcctaccctcacctatgaccatgaactttgggtcatgaccgaaagaacgagatcccggatacaagcggctgaaatgagcttcctccgtagggtggccgggcactcccttagagatagggtgaggagctcagccatccgggaggggctcggagtagagccgctactcctccacatcgagaggagccagttgaggtggctcgggcatctacacCAGacgcctcctggacgccttcctcgggaggtgttccaggcacgtcccaccgggaggaggcccaggggacggcccaggacacgctggagggactatgtctctcggctggcctgggaacgccttgggctccacccggaggaactggaagaggtgtctggagagagggacgtctgggcgtctctgttgagtctgctgcccccgcgacccggacCCGGATAAGcgaaagacgacgagtacaatt is a window of Girardinichthys multiradiatus isolate DD_20200921_A chromosome Y, DD_fGirMul_XY1, whole genome shotgun sequence DNA encoding:
- the LOC124864612 gene encoding protein BUD31 homolog; this encodes MPKVKRSRKPPPDGWELIEPTLDELDQKMREAETDPHEGKRKVESLWPIFRLHHQRSRYIYDLFYKRKAISRELYDYCIKEGYADKNLIAKWKKQGYENLCCLRCIQTRDTNFGTNCICRVPKSKLEVGRIIECTHCGCRGCSG